CATTGATATTCGCCATAATCCTTCCGCTATTCCTTTTCCTCGTCGTTGTCCCGGATAGGCCGCCTTCCGGAAAAGCCTTCGTCGTAGCCGTGCTCGAACAAAAGATCCTCTTCCCCCAAATGCCAGCAATAATAACCGCGTCCGTTGTCGAAGTCTACGAGCCACAAACCCTTAACTTCTACTCCGAGATCGCGGATTTTTTCCGCCCAATCGATCAATAATTCCTCTAATTGCGCCTCTTTGGCTTCCTGCTCGTTCTCTCTCAGGATTTCATCCTTGAGTTCCCTGTGGAGCTCGTTTACGGAAGAATAATATTCTTCCGTAACGGAACGGACATAAGGCAGAATTTTACGGGCTTCTTCGTACGTCCAGATTTTACGTTCCATCTACGAATCCGATTCCCTATTAGAATTCCGACGAGGACATTCCCGACTTAAATCGCCGTACTAAAGCTTTATTCCGAGAGAAAGGCAGAGCAAAGTCATCCTACTCACCACTCCGTACTTAGCCTGTCGAAAATACGCGGCATTCGGAAGGTCGTCTACGTCGGTGGAGAGTTCGTTCACTCTCGGTAGAGGGTGCAGTATGGTGGTGTCTTTTTTAGAAGCGAGTATGAGTTCCTTGTTCACCTTGAAGGATTCTTTCAATCTCTCGTATTCCCGATGGTCCGGAAATCTTTCTTCCTGGATGCGGGTCACGTAAGCAACATCGCATTCCCAGACCTTCTTAATGTCCTCGCTTTCTTCGAACGTGATCGGAAATCCGGAAAGCCCTTTTTTATAGGACTCCGGCAGAGACAACTCGGGCGGAGAAATCAGATACAGATGCACCCGATAATGCCGGAGGAGGTTGATTAAGCTGTGGATGGTGCGGCCGTATTTTAGATCTCCGATAAAGGCCAGAGTCAAACCGTCCAGTTTTCCTTTTTCGGAAATGATTGTATATAAATCCAGAAGTGCCTGGGTGGGATGCTGCCCCGCCCCATCGCCGGCGTTGATGACCGGAATTTTCACCGCTCCTGCGGCAATGCGGGAAGAACCTTCCACAGGATGGCGGATCACGGCGATATCCGCGTAAGCTTCCACCATTTTCATGGTGTCATACAGAGTTTCTCCTTTCGAGATGGAGGAGAACTGAAAACCTACGGTCGAAATCACTCTCCCTCCCAAACGTTCCATAGCCGCTTCGAAGGAAAGTCTGGTCCGAGTGGAAGCTTCGAAAAAAAGCGAGGCCAGCAATTTTCCTTCCAGAATTCCGAACGCCTTCCCTGCCTCGATGAACCGTTCCATTTCACGGGTTTGGTCCACTAGAAAATCCAAGTCTTCTTTAGAGAATTGTTCCGTATCTAGAATATTCTTGTGATCGTACGCCATTCCGAAGGCCAGGATGCGATGGGCCGAATGGTACGCAAGAGATTTAGGTTTTTCACCTCGCTTCCCGATCCGTTTCCTTGCGCAGCAGAAAAGAACGACTTAGCGGTGGATTTTTCCTTTTTTGGAAAATCTCTGAAACACGGAAAGAACGATCGGAACGTAGATCAAGCTCCCCAAGGTTCCGAACCCGAGCCCCCAGCCCAAAGCCAAAGTCATCGGAACAAGAACGGGATCCGTTCCACCCAATCCGTACGCGGTGGGAAGGATCCCCGCTACGGTAGTCAAGGTCGTAAGAAGAATCGGTCGAAAACGTCTGCGACTAGCTTCCAAAAGTATGGAATCCAAGGAATCCTCGGATCCTTTTTGGATGGAATCGATACAATCCACCAAAACGATGGAAGCGTTTACGAGAACGCCCGCAAGTCCGATGATCCCGATCATAGCCAAAAAGCTGATCGCCTTCCCCGAAAGAGGAAAGCCGATCACGATCCCGGTAATTCCCAAAGGGATCGTACTCAGGATCAGGAAGGGACGCCAGAAACTCTGCATCGTCAACGCGAGAATCGCGAAAATTCCGAATAACGCCAAGATTCCGGCCTTACCCAGGGATTCCATGGAACGCTGGGTATCCTTCTCCTCTCCCCCGAAGGCGAGGGAAATCCCGGGATACTGCCTTTCGATCAGAGGCTTGAATTCCTGGATGATTTTGGAATTCGCCTCGTGAGCCGTGATCTTTTCCGTTTTTACGTCCGCATTGACCGTGATCGCTCTTTCGAAATCCCTGTGAGAAAGGAGTTCGGGAGAATCGACGAGTTCCATTTTGGAAATCTTAGCCAGGTGCGTGATGTTTCCGGCCTTATTCCGCAAAGGAATATGTTTGATTTCCTCCGGATCCTTTCTAAAATCCTGATCGTACTGGACTCTCAGATAAATCTTCGTCCTTCCCTTTCGAACCGTGCCGGCTCTTTCTCCGTCATAGGCCGCCCTCAGAGTGTTTGCCGCCGCAAAACTGGAAATACCCGTAAAACTTTCCAATCCTTCATCCAGACGAATTTGCATTTGCTTTCTTCCGTAACGATAATCGTCCCGGATAGAATGGACGCCCGGAATCGTCTTCAGAAAGTTCTGGAGTTCGAGGGAGACTTTTTCGAGCTGTCCATAATCTTTTCCTAAAATAGAAACCGTGATCGGTGCACCGATCGGAGGAGCCGCACCGAACTCCTCCATATAGACTCCGACCAACCCGGGAGTTTTTTTGAAATCCGATTCCAGAGAAGCCAGAATCTCGCTCGCCTTACGTTTCCGATCCGATTCCGGAGTCAGATATACCAGGACGACTCCCAAGTTTTCTCCGAATCTGGAAAGCGGATCGTCCGAATCCGTTTGTTGCACTCCTATCTTTATGGAGTAACTTACGAGTTCGTTTGCGGGAATCTTCCGGATCACCGTCTCCATATACTTCATTTTCTCTCTCGTTTGATAGATCCGGTACGAACTAGGAAACTCCGCCTTTACCGTAAAAATCTCGATGTCTTCTTTGGGGAAGAGAATGAATTTCATTCTACCCAAGGCAAAAAAGGAAAGTAGAATCAGAATTACGATAATTGCGAAAGAGGAAAATTTATGGCGCAGGCAAAACGCGATAAAATCGGAGAACTTCTCCTCCATCCGATGGAAAAAAGAATCCAGATTCTTCCGGAGACGGGACGATCGTTGTAACTCCTCCGGAGTCTTTGCGAAGACGCTGATCCTTGCCGGCAAAAACAGAAAGGATTCTAATAAACTCGCGGTCAAAGCAACGATTACTACGAGAGGGATCTGCCATACGAATTTCCCCATAATTCCCGTCATAAACAACATGGGAAGAAAAGCGGCTACGGTAGTCAGATAGGATCCGAAGATCGGAACCGTCATTTCCATCGTTCCCTTGACGGAAGCCGAAAAGGAATCCATATTTTTTCCCAAATAGGTATAGATATTCTCCGAAATCACGATGGAGTTATCCACCAACATACCCAAAGCGATGATCAATCCCATCATGGAAATCATGTTAAAGGAAACGTCGAAAAACGGGATCACCGCGAAAGTCATCAACATAGAAATGGGAAGAGAAAGAGAAGTCAGTGTGGCCGTTCTAAAATCCAAAAATAGGAATAGAATCCCGAAAACGATACAGAATCCGATGAGAGCGTTGGAGGAGACGACATCCAAGCGTTTCGAAGTCCGCTTGGCCTCGTCGCTTAACGTTAAGGTTTTTATTTCCGGAGGCACGGTTGCGGAGAGTTCTGACAATCTCTTTCTCACCTTGTCCGCCGTATCGATGGCATCCGACCTTTCCTTTTTCACCACGGACAGAATCAGTCCTTGCTCGCCGTTCGCGATCGCAAGAAAGCGAGGGTATTCGAAAGTATCTTCCACTCTTGCCAGATTTCCGAGAGGAATCTTGGAAAAGAAATCGTTGGTTCGGATCGGGACTTTGTAAATGTCCGAAGGCTCCCGAAATTCCCCGTCTATCCTAAGATCGAAGGCTACTTGCGTTTCGACCGAGCCGACAGGAAGGTTCACGTTTCGGTTTCGGATCGCGTTTGTAACGTCGGACAAATCCAATTGATACTGCTTGAGGCGATTCGCGTTGACTAGAATATGCCATTCTCGATCCCTCTTACCGAATACGTCCACGCGAGCCACTCCCGGAATTTTTTCGAGCTCCCTCTCGATAAACTCCGCCGTGGTGTGTAGCTCGATCTCGTTTTTTCCTCCAAAAACGGAGAATTCCAAAATGGGATAGGAGCTGGATTTGCGTTCTGTGATTTTCGGTTTTTCCGTGACTTGGGCGGGAAATTCGGACGTAGCACTGTCTACCGCCCTGCGAATCTCATCCAGAATTTTTTCGGGATCCTTCTCCTCCAAACTCACACGCACGTCTATGTCCGAAGCGGAATTCCGGGAAAAAGAACGGATCTCATCGATTCCGTCTATCTCCTTGATTTTTTCCTCGATCGGATACGTGACCCTCAATTCCACATCCGCCGGAGCAGCGCCAGGAAATTTCGTCGTGATCACGAGTTGCTTCATGTCCACATTCGGAAACGTATCCCGACGAAGTCCCAAGAGAGAGACCAGACCGGCAAGAAAAACGAAAGCAGTCCCTAAATATAAAAATAACCGATTTCGAATAAAGGATTCTATAATACCGCGCATTGCCTTTCGTCCAAAGGCCTAATTTCGGAAACTTGCCGTTCCAGTCAAGGGAAGAGAAAGAAATTTCAGTTCTCGACTTTAGTCGGAATACTGATTCCGACTAAAGTCGAGAAGAAGAAGTCGAGATGGGGTGTAGGTCTCCCCGCCCTTCCTGGGCGGGGGCCGGTGCGGTGGTACCCTCGAAGCGGCAACCGCACTCGCGTAACATATATTTTCCCCAAAGGAAAGTCCTTTTTAAAAAATTCCCTGCAGGACCTCCTACAACAAAGAAAATTGAAAAAAGGGCTTACAAAAACATCCTTTTTCCGATCGGCATTTCCACGACTCGGTCCTAAATCAGTCCCTTCCATTGACTCCAGGCTTGTCTCCAAAACCCTTTGTCCCAAAATTCGCCGACCGTCTCCATCTGTTTCGGCAGTCGATTCCACGGAACTCCAGGAAACCGATGATGGATTCTGTGATAGTTGAAATGCAAAAACCAGCGACTAAGACGATCCGGAAGCCGTAGGTTGTATGCCGAATTCTTATTGTCGATTTCCTTCGCATAATGATATGCGTTATCAAAGAAAGACACGAAGAAAGCGCGTAATAATAACAGAATCAAAAGAATCCAAAAATGGGTTCCATATAGCCAAAAAGAAACGGAATATAATAAAAACGTGAATAATAAATCTTTTCG
The genomic region above belongs to Leptospira fletcheri and contains:
- the pyrB gene encoding aspartate carbamoyltransferase — its product is MAYDHKNILDTEQFSKEDLDFLVDQTREMERFIEAGKAFGILEGKLLASLFFEASTRTRLSFEAAMERLGGRVISTVGFQFSSISKGETLYDTMKMVEAYADIAVIRHPVEGSSRIAAGAVKIPVINAGDGAGQHPTQALLDLYTIISEKGKLDGLTLAFIGDLKYGRTIHSLINLLRHYRVHLYLISPPELSLPESYKKGLSGFPITFEESEDIKKVWECDVAYVTRIQEERFPDHREYERLKESFKVNKELILASKKDTTILHPLPRVNELSTDVDDLPNAAYFRQAKYGVVSRMTLLCLSLGIKL
- a CDS encoding DUF2203 domain-containing protein translates to MERKIWTYEEARKILPYVRSVTEEYYSSVNELHRELKDEILRENEQEAKEAQLEELLIDWAEKIRDLGVEVKGLWLVDFDNGRGYYCWHLGEEDLLFEHGYDEGFSGRRPIRDNDEEKE
- a CDS encoding efflux RND transporter permease subunit; the protein is MRGIIESFIRNRLFLYLGTAFVFLAGLVSLLGLRRDTFPNVDMKQLVITTKFPGAAPADVELRVTYPIEEKIKEIDGIDEIRSFSRNSASDIDVRVSLEEKDPEKILDEIRRAVDSATSEFPAQVTEKPKITERKSSSYPILEFSVFGGKNEIELHTTAEFIERELEKIPGVARVDVFGKRDREWHILVNANRLKQYQLDLSDVTNAIRNRNVNLPVGSVETQVAFDLRIDGEFREPSDIYKVPIRTNDFFSKIPLGNLARVEDTFEYPRFLAIANGEQGLILSVVKKERSDAIDTADKVRKRLSELSATVPPEIKTLTLSDEAKRTSKRLDVVSSNALIGFCIVFGILFLFLDFRTATLTSLSLPISMLMTFAVIPFFDVSFNMISMMGLIIALGMLVDNSIVISENIYTYLGKNMDSFSASVKGTMEMTVPIFGSYLTTVAAFLPMLFMTGIMGKFVWQIPLVVIVALTASLLESFLFLPARISVFAKTPEELQRSSRLRKNLDSFFHRMEEKFSDFIAFCLRHKFSSFAIIVILILLSFFALGRMKFILFPKEDIEIFTVKAEFPSSYRIYQTREKMKYMETVIRKIPANELVSYSIKIGVQQTDSDDPLSRFGENLGVVLVYLTPESDRKRKASEILASLESDFKKTPGLVGVYMEEFGAAPPIGAPITVSILGKDYGQLEKVSLELQNFLKTIPGVHSIRDDYRYGRKQMQIRLDEGLESFTGISSFAAANTLRAAYDGERAGTVRKGRTKIYLRVQYDQDFRKDPEEIKHIPLRNKAGNITHLAKISKMELVDSPELLSHRDFERAITVNADVKTEKITAHEANSKIIQEFKPLIERQYPGISLAFGGEEKDTQRSMESLGKAGILALFGIFAILALTMQSFWRPFLILSTIPLGITGIVIGFPLSGKAISFLAMIGIIGLAGVLVNASIVLVDCIDSIQKGSEDSLDSILLEASRRRFRPILLTTLTTVAGILPTAYGLGGTDPVLVPMTLALGWGLGFGTLGSLIYVPIVLSVFQRFSKKGKIHR